In Gemmobacter sp. 24YEA27, a genomic segment contains:
- the cobS gene encoding cobaltochelatase subunit CobS, giving the protein MPENAIKPTEEISVREVFGIDTDMRVKGFADRTDRVPEIDSTYKFDPDTTLAILAGFAYNRRVMIQGYHGTGKSTHIEQVAARLNWPCVRVNLDSHISRIDLIGKDAIKLEDGRQVTKFQEGILPWALRNPVAIVFDEYDAGRADVMFVIQRVLEHDGKLTLLDQNEIITPHPSFRLFATANTVGLGDTTGLYHGVQQINQAQMDRWSLVATLNYLSHDAETAIVLAKNPHYNTAEGRKTMSQMVTVADLTRTAFMNGDLSTVMSPRTVLNWAQNAQIFRNVGYAFRLSFLNKCDELERQTVAEFYQRCFNEELPESAASMAMK; this is encoded by the coding sequence ATGCCCGAGAATGCGATCAAGCCGACCGAAGAAATCTCTGTCCGCGAGGTGTTCGGCATCGATACCGATATGCGGGTCAAAGGCTTCGCCGATCGTACAGATCGCGTGCCCGAGATCGACAGCACCTATAAATTCGACCCCGATACCACGCTCGCGATTCTGGCAGGCTTTGCCTATAATCGCCGGGTGATGATCCAAGGCTATCACGGCACCGGGAAATCGACCCATATCGAACAGGTCGCCGCGCGGCTGAACTGGCCCTGTGTGCGCGTCAACCTCGACAGCCATATCAGCCGGATCGACCTGATCGGTAAGGATGCGATCAAGCTGGAAGACGGACGTCAGGTCACGAAATTCCAGGAGGGCATCCTGCCCTGGGCCCTGCGCAACCCGGTGGCGATTGTGTTCGACGAATATGATGCCGGCCGCGCCGATGTGATGTTCGTGATCCAGCGTGTTTTGGAGCATGACGGCAAGCTGACGCTGCTCGATCAGAATGAGATCATCACGCCGCATCCGTCCTTCCGCCTGTTCGCAACCGCGAATACGGTGGGCCTTGGCGATACCACCGGCCTCTATCACGGGGTGCAGCAGATCAACCAGGCCCAGATGGACCGCTGGTCGCTGGTCGCCACGCTGAATTACCTGTCACATGATGCGGAAACCGCCATCGTCCTGGCGAAAAACCCGCATTACAACACGGCCGAGGGCCGTAAAACCATGAGCCAGATGGTGACAGTGGCCGACCTCACCCGTACTGCCTTCATGAACGGTGATCTCTCGACCGTGATGTCGCCGCGTACCGTGCTGAACTGGGCCCAGAACGCGCAGATCTTCCGCAATGTGGGCTATGCATTCCGGCTTTCCTTCCTGAACAAATGCGATGAGCTGGAGCGCCAGACCGTTGCCGAATTCTACCAGCGCTGCTTCAATGAAGAGCTGCCGGAATCCGCTGCCTCTATGGCGATGAAGTAA
- a CDS encoding transglycosylase SLT domain-containing protein produces MKISRLGLRALAAVTVALSLSACVQAGGRTKAVPSESFIATSQMGWERYSGSKEWTYEALAAVSQKDSELSARVPSDIATWCPAYKSASVEQRRAFWVGLMHAVAKHESTWNPKASGGGGRYIGLMQISPRTAASHGCDAQSVSALKDGGENLSCAVEIFSKAVARDGVVAGAGNQGIGRDWGPFRKSEKRAEMAAWTSAQPWCSGSAKL; encoded by the coding sequence ATGAAAATCTCCAGGCTGGGTCTGCGTGCCCTTGCGGCAGTAACGGTTGCCCTGTCTCTGAGCGCCTGCGTTCAGGCCGGTGGCAGAACCAAAGCAGTTCCCTCCGAGAGTTTCATCGCCACCTCGCAAATGGGCTGGGAGCGCTATTCCGGATCAAAGGAATGGACCTATGAGGCCCTGGCGGCCGTGTCCCAGAAGGATTCCGAGCTTTCGGCGCGCGTGCCCTCTGATATCGCAACCTGGTGCCCGGCCTATAAATCGGCATCGGTCGAACAACGCCGCGCCTTCTGGGTCGGGCTGATGCATGCGGTTGCGAAACATGAAAGCACCTGGAACCCGAAAGCTTCGGGCGGTGGCGGGCGCTATATCGGGCTGATGCAGATCTCGCCGCGCACGGCCGCCTCGCATGGCTGTGACGCGCAATCGGTTTCGGCGCTTAAAGATGGTGGCGAGAACCTGAGCTGTGCGGTCGAGATCTTCTCGAAAGCCGTGGCGCGGGACGGGGTTGTTGCCGGTGCAGGCAATCAGGGCATTGGCCGCGACTGGGGCCCGTTCCGCAAATCCGAAAAACGCGCCGAGATGGCTGCCTGGACCTCGGCTCAGCCCTGGTGCTCGGGGTCGGCGAAACTCTGA
- a CDS encoding BolA family protein: MPVIDEIESKLRAAFAPDELEVLNESHRHAGHSGDDGTGETHFAVRIRAGVFAPMSRIARHRAVLAALDDIPGRIHALALDIG; the protein is encoded by the coding sequence ATGCCTGTGATTGACGAAATCGAGTCAAAGCTGCGCGCGGCTTTCGCGCCGGATGAGCTGGAGGTGCTGAATGAAAGCCATCGCCATGCCGGGCATTCCGGCGATGATGGCACCGGCGAGACGCATTTCGCGGTGCGCATCCGCGCCGGTGTTTTCGCGCCGATGAGCCGGATCGCCAGGCATCGCGCGGTGCTGGCGGCGCTTGACGATATTCCGGGGCGTATCCACGCGCTGGCGCTGGATATCGGCTGA
- a CDS encoding NUDIX hydrolase, with protein MTRIQPPASTPRLAALAVVVHEGRVLLVRRRNPPDQGLWGYPGGKVEFGERVCDAALRELAEETGIIAAVTRQLPGLDIIGPVRAGAEAPVPARAEAAEDAAWHYFLVPVICRYLSGEVLAADDAEEAAWFPCDTVLARALPMSADVDAVLRAALHKAEIVAP; from the coding sequence ATGACCCGGATCCAGCCTCCCGCTTCAACCCCGCGCCTGGCCGCGCTGGCCGTGGTGGTGCATGAGGGCAGGGTGCTGCTGGTGCGGCGCCGGAACCCGCCTGACCAGGGGCTCTGGGGCTATCCCGGCGGCAAGGTGGAGTTCGGCGAGCGCGTCTGCGACGCGGCCCTGCGCGAGCTGGCCGAGGAAACCGGGATCATCGCGGCGGTCACCCGCCAGCTGCCCGGGCTTGATATCATCGGGCCGGTCCGCGCGGGCGCAGAGGCGCCGGTGCCCGCGCGCGCAGAGGCGGCAGAGGACGCCGCATGGCATTATTTCCTCGTCCCGGTGATCTGCCGCTACCTCTCGGGCGAGGTGCTGGCGGCGGATGATGCCGAAGAGGCCGCCTGGTTCCCCTGTGATACCGTGCTCGCCCGCGCCCTTCCGATGAGCGCTGATGTCGATGCGGTTCTGCGGGCAGCGCTTCACAAGGCAGAGATCGTCGCCCCCTGA
- a CDS encoding SRPBCC family protein has protein sequence MQFNPGTDLRIERRFQAAPDRIWRCLTEPALIEAWFAPRPVVTRDVSLDLRPGGSFRSVMDVPGQGEMPGHGCVLEVVPGRRLVWTDLMRGGWHPNDGSFGFTAVMEVLPDGAGSLYRANALHRTAAQKAEHEKMGFHDGWGAAADQLGALALTL, from the coding sequence ATGCAGTTCAATCCCGGGACCGATCTGCGGATCGAGCGCCGCTTTCAGGCCGCGCCCGACCGCATCTGGCGCTGTCTGACCGAGCCCGCCCTGATCGAGGCCTGGTTCGCCCCACGCCCCGTTGTCACCCGCGATGTCAGCCTGGATCTGCGGCCGGGCGGTTCTTTCCGTTCGGTGATGGATGTGCCGGGGCAGGGCGAGATGCCGGGTCATGGCTGCGTGCTTGAGGTGGTTCCCGGACGACGTCTCGTCTGGACCGATCTGATGCGCGGCGGCTGGCATCCGAATGATGGCAGCTTTGGCTTTACCGCAGTGATGGAGGTGCTGCCCGACGGTGCGGGCTCGCTTTACCGCGCCAATGCGCTGCACCGCACAGCGGCGCAAAAGGCAGAGCATGAGAAAATGGGCTTTCACGACGGCTGGGGCGCGGCCGCCGATCAGCTGGGAGCGCTTGCGCTGACGCTTTGA
- the cobT gene encoding cobaltochelatase subunit CobT, producing MSKPADNPADPFKKALAEATKVLADDPEMTVSYSVDPPGMNRDGVRLPQVSRRMTRDEVMLARGTADAFAMRRKFHDEKTASKYAPVGQLARDIYEAMETARCEAMGARVMPGTATNIDAKIGQEADRKGYSQIASAQDAPLPVAAGYLVRALATGRKLPGGADNVMNLWRGFIEEQAGGTLGSLDEVLSDQSAFARLARQVIQDLGYGDQLGDDPDRPDDDEAGDEAEEDQDSPDQQDGEEEQGEEAEASPERSQEEQQDESQAQVQMDDNAEMELGDETEMPEGEAPLEPPLPAPHSDADPNYTVYTTQFDEEIRAEELAEPAELERLRAYLDQQLDPLKGAVGRLANKLQRRLQAQQNRSWLFDLEEGVLDAGRLARVVANPTTPLSFKWEKDTEFRDTVVTLLIDNSGSMRGRPISIAAICADVLARTLERCQVKTEILGFTTRAWKGGQSREKWLAEGRPQQPGRLNDLRHIIYKSADAPWRRVRPNLGLMMKEGLLKENIDGEALEWAHRRMLARPEARRILMVISDGAPVDDSTLSVNPASFLEKHLRDVIAMVEKRRAVELIAIGIGHDVTRYYQRAVTITDVEQLAGAMTEQLAGLFDKDPRAAKRAGMRKTG from the coding sequence ATGAGCAAACCCGCCGATAATCCCGCCGATCCGTTTAAAAAAGCCCTTGCCGAGGCCACGAAAGTGCTGGCCGACGATCCGGAGATGACCGTCTCTTATTCGGTCGACCCGCCCGGCATGAACCGCGATGGCGTCCGGCTGCCGCAGGTTTCGCGGCGTATGACGCGGGATGAGGTAATGCTCGCCCGTGGCACGGCGGATGCTTTCGCGATGCGGCGCAAGTTTCATGATGAGAAGACCGCGTCGAAATATGCGCCGGTCGGACAGCTGGCCCGCGATATTTACGAGGCGATGGAGACAGCGCGCTGCGAGGCGATGGGCGCCCGGGTGATGCCGGGCACGGCCACCAATATCGATGCGAAGATCGGTCAGGAAGCGGATCGCAAGGGCTATTCGCAGATCGCTTCGGCCCAGGATGCACCTTTGCCGGTCGCGGCGGGCTACCTGGTCCGCGCGCTTGCCACCGGGCGGAAATTGCCGGGCGGCGCCGATAACGTGATGAATCTCTGGCGCGGCTTTATCGAGGAACAGGCCGGCGGTACGCTGGGGAGCCTCGATGAGGTGCTCTCGGATCAGTCGGCCTTCGCGCGGCTGGCGCGCCAGGTGATCCAGGATCTCGGCTATGGCGATCAGCTGGGCGATGACCCGGATCGCCCCGATGACGACGAGGCCGGCGACGAGGCCGAAGAGGATCAGGACAGCCCCGATCAACAGGACGGTGAAGAGGAGCAGGGTGAAGAGGCAGAGGCCTCGCCCGAGCGGTCCCAGGAAGAACAGCAGGACGAATCTCAGGCTCAGGTCCAGATGGACGACAATGCCGAGATGGAGCTTGGCGATGAGACCGAGATGCCCGAGGGCGAGGCGCCGCTGGAGCCGCCGCTTCCCGCCCCTCATTCCGATGCCGATCCGAATTACACCGTCTACACGACCCAGTTTGACGAAGAGATCCGCGCCGAAGAACTGGCGGAACCAGCAGAGCTGGAGCGCCTCCGGGCCTATCTCGATCAGCAGCTTGACCCGCTGAAAGGCGCGGTGGGGCGGCTGGCGAACAAATTGCAGCGGCGTCTGCAGGCGCAGCAGAACCGCTCCTGGCTCTTTGATCTCGAAGAAGGCGTGCTGGATGCCGGGCGGCTTGCACGGGTTGTCGCGAACCCGACCACGCCGCTTTCGTTCAAATGGGAAAAAGATACCGAGTTCCGCGACACGGTGGTGACGCTGCTGATCGACAATTCGGGATCGATGCGCGGCCGGCCGATCTCGATCGCGGCGATCTGCGCCGATGTTCTTGCCCGCACGCTGGAGCGCTGCCAGGTCAAGACCGAGATCCTCGGTTTCACCACCCGCGCCTGGAAAGGTGGCCAGAGCCGTGAGAAATGGCTCGCCGAGGGTCGTCCGCAGCAGCCGGGCCGGCTTAATGATTTGCGCCATATCATCTATAAAAGTGCCGATGCGCCCTGGCGTCGGGTACGCCCGAACCTCGGCCTGATGATGAAAGAGGGCTTGCTTAAGGAAAACATCGACGGCGAGGCGCTGGAATGGGCGCATCGCCGGATGCTGGCGCGGCCCGAGGCACGGCGGATCCTGATGGTGATCTCGGATGGCGCGCCGGTTGACGATTCGACCCTGTCGGTGAACCCGGCGAGTTTCCTCGAGAAACATCTGCGCGATGTGATCGCGATGGTGGAAAAACGCCGTGCGGTGGAGCTGATCGCGATCGGGATCGGCCATGATGTGACGCGCTATTATCAGCGCGCGGTCACCATCACCGATGTCGAGCAGCTGGCGGGCGCGATGACCGAGCAGCTGGCGGGGCTGTTTGACAAGGATCCGCGCGCTGCCAAACGGGCGGGGATGCGGAAAACCGGGTAA
- a CDS encoding DUF2867 domain-containing protein, with protein sequence MQPEIVTLAGRDRLWFYDCARAELPVALGALEAWNLIMSEPQPLMQLAFRIRDAISARFGVRRIGGFSGTRHARVEVGDRLDFFLVERAGPHLLVLTERDRHLDVMTCISTAGKEVAITSSVITHNLYGRIYMLAVGPAHRLIVRNMLRRLRRRLMRR encoded by the coding sequence ATGCAGCCAGAAATCGTGACACTTGCCGGGCGGGACAGGCTTTGGTTTTACGATTGCGCGCGGGCAGAACTGCCGGTGGCTCTGGGGGCGCTGGAGGCCTGGAACCTGATCATGTCTGAGCCGCAGCCGCTGATGCAGCTGGCGTTCCGGATCCGCGATGCGATTTCCGCGCGGTTCGGTGTGCGGCGGATCGGCGGTTTTTCCGGCACCCGCCATGCCAGGGTCGAGGTCGGGGATCGGCTGGATTTTTTCCTGGTGGAGCGCGCCGGGCCGCATCTGCTGGTCCTGACCGAACGCGACCGCCATCTCGATGTGATGACCTGCATTTCGACCGCGGGGAAGGAGGTGGCGATCACCTCATCGGTGATCACCCACAATCTCTATGGCAGGATCTATATGCTGGCGGTCGGCCCTGCGCATCGGCTTATCGTGCGCAATATGTTGCGGCGGTTGCGACGCCGGCTGATGCGGCGCTGA
- the gatB gene encoding Asp-tRNA(Asn)/Glu-tRNA(Gln) amidotransferase subunit GatB, producing MLDLTYTPPVPKVIAGAKHDWELVIGMEIHAQVASNSKLFSGASTTFGAEPNTNVSFVDCAMPGMLPVINEFCVEQAVRTGLGLKAEINLRSAFDRKNYFYPDLPQGYQISQLYHPIVGEGEVLVEMGPGVARLVRIERIHLEQDAGKSIHDIDPNLSFVDFNRTGVALMEIVSRPDIRGPEEAAAYVAKMRQILRYLGTCDGNMQNGNLRADVNVSVCRPGQYEKYQASQDFSHLGTRCELKNMNSMRFIQAAIDFEARRQIAILEDGGEVVQETRLYDPDKNETRSMRSKEEAHDYRYFPCPDLLPLEIEQAWVDGIAESMPELPDAKKARFMSDYGLTDYDASVLTAELENASYFDAVAKGRDGKLSANWVINELFGRLKKEGQEIGESPVSAAQLGGIVDLISANVISGKIAKDLFEIVWTEGGDPAVLVEDRGMKQVTDTGAIEAAVDQIIAENPAQVEKAKQNPKLAGWFVGQVMKATGGKAAPGAVNDLVMKKLGL from the coding sequence ATGCTCGATCTGACCTATACGCCCCCCGTTCCGAAAGTCATCGCCGGTGCGAAACATGACTGGGAACTGGTGATCGGGATGGAGATCCATGCCCAGGTCGCCTCGAATTCCAAGCTGTTCTCGGGCGCCTCAACCACTTTCGGTGCCGAGCCGAACACCAATGTCAGCTTTGTTGACTGCGCGATGCCGGGCATGCTGCCGGTGATCAATGAATTCTGCGTCGAACAGGCGGTCCGCACCGGGCTGGGCCTCAAGGCCGAAATCAACCTGCGCTCGGCCTTTGACCGCAAGAACTACTTCTACCCCGACCTGCCGCAGGGCTATCAGATCAGCCAGCTCTATCATCCGATCGTGGGCGAGGGCGAAGTTCTGGTCGAAATGGGCCCGGGCGTGGCCCGCCTGGTGCGGATTGAACGCATCCATCTTGAACAGGATGCCGGCAAGTCGATCCATGACATCGACCCGAACCTGAGCTTTGTCGATTTCAACCGCACCGGTGTCGCGCTGATGGAGATCGTCTCGCGCCCGGATATCCGCGGGCCGGAGGAAGCCGCAGCCTATGTCGCAAAGATGCGCCAGATCCTGCGCTATCTCGGCACCTGTGACGGCAATATGCAAAACGGCAATCTGCGGGCCGATGTCAACGTCTCGGTCTGCCGCCCCGGCCAGTATGAGAAATACCAGGCGAGCCAGGATTTCAGCCATCTCGGCACGCGCTGCGAGCTGAAGAACATGAACTCCATGCGCTTCATCCAGGCTGCGATTGATTTCGAGGCCCGCCGCCAGATCGCCATTCTCGAGGATGGTGGCGAGGTGGTGCAGGAAACCCGGCTCTACGATCCGGACAAGAACGAGACCCGCTCGATGCGCTCGAAAGAAGAGGCGCATGATTACCGCTATTTCCCATGCCCCGACCTTCTGCCGCTGGAGATCGAACAGGCCTGGGTCGACGGGATCGCGGAATCGATGCCGGAACTTCCCGATGCCAAAAAGGCGCGGTTCATGTCGGATTACGGGCTGACCGATTACGACGCGAGCGTCCTGACGGCGGAGCTGGAAAATGCCAGCTATTTCGACGCGGTCGCCAAGGGCAGGGATGGCAAGCTCTCGGCCAATTGGGTGATCAATGAGCTGTTTGGCCGGCTGAAAAAGGAAGGCCAGGAGATCGGCGAAAGCCCGGTCTCGGCGGCGCAGCTTGGCGGTATTGTCGATCTGATTTCCGCGAATGTGATTTCGGGCAAGATCGCCAAGGATCTGTTCGAGATCGTCTGGACCGAGGGCGGCGACCCGGCGGTTCTGGTCGAGGACCGCGGCATGAAGCAGGTGACGGACACCGGCGCTATCGAGGCGGCGGTCGATCAGATCATCGCTGAAAACCCCGCCCAGGTTGAAAAAGCCAAACAGAACCCGAAACTTGCGGGCTGGTTCGTAGGCCAGGTTATGAAGGCCACCGGCGGCAAGGCGGCCCCCGGTGCGGTCAACGATCTGGTGATGAAAAAGCTCGGCCTCTGA
- a CDS encoding inositol monophosphatase family protein, with amino-acid sequence MQGSANLNLMIKAARKAARSLVKDFREVENLQVSAKGPGDFVSKADREAERIIKEDLMGARPSYGWLGEETGGTEGQDPTRRWIVDPLDGTNNFLHGIPHWSISIALEYKGEIVSAVVYDAPKDEMFYAEKGSGCWLNDNRRLRVSGRRSLHESLFVTGIPHGAQKTLPATMKDLSLVSPGTAGVRSSGSSALDLAWVAAGRYEGCFQRELKAWDMAAGLLLVKEAGGLVEGIRENQDPLDSGSVIAANDQIFNQLAGLLRG; translated from the coding sequence ATGCAGGGAAGCGCCAACCTGAACCTTATGATCAAGGCCGCCCGCAAGGCTGCGCGCTCGCTGGTCAAGGACTTCCGCGAGGTCGAGAACCTCCAGGTTTCCGCCAAGGGTCCGGGAGATTTCGTCTCGAAGGCCGATCGCGAGGCCGAACGGATCATCAAGGAAGACCTGATGGGCGCGCGCCCGTCTTACGGCTGGCTGGGCGAGGAAACCGGCGGCACCGAGGGCCAGGACCCGACGCGGCGCTGGATCGTCGATCCGCTGGACGGAACCAATAACTTCCTGCACGGGATCCCGCACTGGTCGATCTCCATCGCGCTGGAATATAAGGGCGAAATCGTCTCGGCCGTGGTCTATGACGCGCCGAAGGACGAGATGTTCTACGCTGAAAAAGGGTCGGGCTGCTGGCTGAACGACAATCGCCGCCTGCGGGTCTCGGGGCGGCGCAGCCTGCATGAATCGCTGTTTGTCACCGGCATCCCGCATGGCGCGCAAAAAACACTGCCCGCGACGATGAAAGACCTCTCGCTGGTCAGCCCCGGCACGGCCGGTGTGCGCTCGTCCGGGTCGTCGGCGCTTGATCTCGCCTGGGTCGCCGCCGGGCGCTATGAGGGCTGTTTCCAGCGCGAACTGAAGGCCTGGGATATGGCGGCGGGCCTTTTGCTGGTCAAAGAGGCCGGCGGTTTGGTGGAAGGCATCCGCGAAAACCAGGATCCGCTCGACAGCGGGTCGGTCATCGCGGCCAATGACCAGATCTTTAACCAGCTCGCAGGCCTGCTGCGCGGCTGA
- a CDS encoding pyridoxal phosphate-dependent aminotransferase: MSRFLTPRIAALPATVPFTGPETLERRNGRPFRARLGANESGFGPSPRALAAMQEATSEAWMYADPENYDLKQALAARHGCTPGHITVAAGVDTLLGLLCRMVLQPGETVVTSLGAYPTFNFHVAGAGADLVRVPYLGAHEDPEALLAAAKTHRARLLYLANPDNPMGSHHPGTTIRALADALPPETLLVLDEAYAELAPDEAIPDIPADHPQVIRLRSFSKAWGLAGARVGYAIAAPDLAGSFDRIRDHFGMGRISLAGALASLQDPDWIPTIRARISAARDRMGAIARENGLEPLPSATNFVTMDCGRDGDYSRRVLAECEARGLFIRMPGVAPLDRCIRISLGPEPMMDLVAEVLPEALRAAQGA; encoded by the coding sequence ATGAGCCGCTTCCTTACGCCCCGCATTGCCGCCCTTCCCGCCACCGTGCCCTTTACCGGCCCCGAGACGCTGGAGCGCCGCAACGGCCGCCCCTTCCGCGCCCGGCTGGGCGCCAATGAAAGCGGCTTTGGCCCCTCGCCCCGCGCGCTGGCCGCGATGCAGGAAGCGACATCCGAGGCATGGATGTATGCCGACCCCGAGAATTACGATCTGAAGCAGGCACTTGCAGCCCGCCACGGCTGCACGCCCGGCCATATCACTGTTGCGGCGGGGGTGGATACGCTCTTGGGTCTTTTGTGCCGGATGGTGCTGCAACCCGGCGAGACGGTGGTGACAAGCCTTGGCGCCTATCCGACCTTCAATTTCCACGTCGCGGGCGCCGGCGCCGACCTGGTCCGGGTGCCCTATCTTGGCGCGCATGAAGACCCCGAGGCGCTGCTGGCGGCGGCAAAGACGCATCGCGCAAGGCTCCTCTATCTCGCCAATCCTGACAATCCGATGGGCAGCCATCATCCCGGCACCACGATCCGCGCACTTGCCGATGCGCTGCCGCCGGAAACGCTCCTCGTGCTGGACGAGGCCTATGCAGAGCTCGCCCCGGATGAAGCCATCCCAGATATCCCCGCCGACCATCCGCAGGTGATCCGGTTGCGAAGCTTTTCAAAGGCCTGGGGCCTGGCGGGGGCGCGGGTCGGCTATGCGATTGCCGCGCCCGATCTTGCCGGAAGTTTCGACCGGATCCGCGATCATTTCGGCATGGGGCGGATCAGCCTCGCGGGCGCGCTGGCCTCGCTGCAGGACCCGGACTGGATCCCGACCATCCGCGCCCGCATCAGCGCGGCCCGCGACCGGATGGGCGCAATCGCCCGCGAAAACGGGCTGGAGCCCCTGCCCTCGGCCACCAATTTCGTCACGATGGATTGCGGTCGCGATGGCGATTATTCGCGCCGTGTTCTGGCAGAATGCGAAGCACGCGGGTTGTTCATCCGCATGCCTGGTGTAGCGCCTCTGGATCGCTGTATCCGGATCAGCCTCGGGCCAGAGCCGATGATGGATCTGGTCGCCGAAGTCCTGCCCGAAGCCCTGCGCGCCGCGCAGGGGGCATAA
- a CDS encoding DUF4177 domain-containing protein, with translation MQRFEYKVVPAPRRGEKARGVKSTEERFALALSIVMNELGAEGWDYVRADSLPCDERSGLTGTKTSFQNMLVFRREILAEAPRAPVFTRAAVAPAASPAEPAPAMPVAAAPFAAPEAAAIVAPVLHAQPREVNSAPSLGPARPEVAAE, from the coding sequence ATGCAACGGTTCGAATATAAGGTGGTTCCGGCGCCCCGCAGGGGTGAGAAGGCGCGTGGCGTAAAATCCACGGAGGAGCGTTTCGCGCTGGCCCTGAGCATCGTGATGAATGAACTGGGCGCCGAGGGCTGGGATTACGTGCGCGCCGACAGCCTGCCTTGTGATGAGCGTTCGGGTCTGACCGGCACGAAAACCAGCTTTCAGAACATGCTGGTCTTCCGGCGTGAAATTCTTGCCGAGGCGCCGCGCGCTCCGGTGTTCACGCGGGCTGCGGTGGCGCCTGCGGCATCGCCGGCAGAGCCTGCGCCCGCCATGCCTGTGGCCGCCGCGCCCTTTGCAGCACCCGAGGCTGCAGCCATCGTGGCTCCGGTCCTGCATGCCCAGCCCCGTGAGGTGAATTCTGCGCCTTCGCTTGGCCCGGCACGGCCGGAAGTGGCCGCGGAATAG
- a CDS encoding J domain-containing protein, whose product MVSKNPFEFDLRVSTDKKRKSAGRRAGVSAAATSTHRCDYPDCDRGGEFRAPKSREQLDEFFWFCKDHIREYNLKWNFFDGTSDEEFRRIVEKDRLWERETKPFSKKDDGNAWARMGVNDPLEILGEKGTRSAPSTASTGATRKLPPTERKALEILDSRDTMTKTEIRKQYKGLIKVLHPDMNGGDRSQEEMLQEVVWAWDQIKDSRHFRD is encoded by the coding sequence ATGGTCAGTAAGAACCCATTCGAATTCGATCTCCGTGTTTCCACGGATAAGAAGCGTAAATCCGCCGGTCGCCGCGCCGGTGTCTCTGCGGCTGCAACCTCGACGCATCGCTGTGACTACCCTGATTGCGACAGAGGCGGCGAGTTCCGTGCCCCGAAATCGCGTGAGCAGCTCGACGAATTTTTCTGGTTCTGTAAGGACCATATTCGCGAATACAACCTGAAGTGGAATTTCTTTGACGGCACCTCGGATGAGGAATTCAGACGCATCGTCGAGAAAGACCGGCTCTGGGAACGTGAGACCAAACCGTTTTCCAAAAAGGATGACGGCAATGCCTGGGCCCGGATGGGGGTGAATGACCCGCTGGAGATCCTTGGCGAGAAGGGCACCCGTTCGGCGCCCTCGACCGCCTCGACCGGCGCCACGCGCAAATTGCCGCCGACCGAGAGGAAGGCACTGGAGATCCTCGACAGCCGCGACACCATGACCAAAACGGAAATCCGCAAGCAATACAAAGGCCTGATCAAGGTTCTTCACCCGGATATGAATGGCGGAGACCGCAGCCAGGAAGAGATGCTGCAAGAGGTGGTCTGGGCCTGGGATCAGATCAAGGACAGCCGGCATTTCCGCGACTGA
- a CDS encoding multidrug efflux SMR transporter → MAWIFLIVAGVLEVLWAYSMKLSDGFTKLWPSVITLVAMVFSFGLLSLAMRVLPLGTAYTIWTGIGAVGAFVVGIIFLHEPATALRILAACMIVGGLVLMKLSS, encoded by the coding sequence ATGGCATGGATTTTTCTGATTGTTGCCGGGGTGCTCGAGGTTCTCTGGGCCTATAGCATGAAGCTCTCGGATGGGTTTACGAAGCTTTGGCCCAGCGTCATCACGCTGGTGGCGATGGTGTTCAGCTTCGGGCTTTTGTCACTGGCGATGCGGGTGCTGCCTCTGGGCACCGCCTATACGATCTGGACCGGGATCGGTGCGGTCGGGGCTTTTGTGGTCGGGATCATATTCCTGCACGAGCCGGCGACGGCGCTGCGTATTCTTGCCGCCTGTATGATCGTTGGGGGGCTGGTCCTGATGAAGCTGTCCTCCTGA